TTGTCGCTTTGATTATGAGGTCAACGTCAAGCTCGGCGGCGCGCAGCGCAGCAGTAGTGTCTGTAGAAAAATACGGGTTTCCGGTCCCAGCCGCCAAAACAACCACCCGCCCCTTTTCCATGTGGCGGATCGCCCGTCGCCTGATGAAAGGCTCGGCAACCGATCGCATATCGATCGCTGTCTGGACCCTGCAATTGACCCCTTGCTTCTCCAGCGCGTCCTGGATCGCAAGTGAATTAATGACTGTCGCCAGCATCCCCATGTAATCCCCGGTCGCCCTGTCGATCCCGTTGACCGCCCCGGCCACGCCGCGGAAAATATTCCCCCCCCCGACAACAACAGCAACCCCCACGCCCGCTTCCCTGGCCAGCTTAATTTCTCTGGCGACCGCATGCAAGACCTGAATGTCGATGCTCCCTTTTTTTTCTCCGCCTAATATCTCACCAGAAAGCTTAAGGAGCACTTTTTTGTATGTTGGTCTTGTCATGTCGTCAGGATTATACTATAATTCGCCTGCCATGGCAATGTACTTCCCATATTTTGAATTAGCCGCATCCCTTTTCATTTTGCTGCTCGCTTTTGAGATCTGGACCCGTCATTATGAGAACAGCCTGGCTCGCTTCTTTAGTTTTTTTGCTTTGACCGCCTTTCTTTGCGCGATCCTGACTTATTCCTACAGGATCGCCTTTACCCTTGACATTGCGCGGGACATAAATAGAATAAGCGCCGTTCTTTGGGTCTTTATTTTTCCTGTCTTTACTCATTTTGCTCTTTTATTCAGCAAGAAAGATCGTTTTCTTCGTTCTTATTATAATTATTTATGGCTTTATCTCCCCCCGTCCATCATCGGTTTATTCTTTTTATTCACCAATCTAATGTACCAGCGTTATGAGATCCAAAATATCGGGATAGTTAGCCAGCCCGCGGGATTATATTGGCTCTTTATTATTGAGGCCTTTGTTTATTTTGCCTGGGGGGTTGGGGTTCTTTTTTGGTACGCCCGGGTTGCCCCGCAAAAAACCGAAAAAGACCAGGCTTTGTTGATCGCTATCGGCGCAACCGCTTCTTTCCTGGTCGGCCTGGTCACCGATTTTATTTCTCCGCTTATTCTGGGCTATCGGATCTCTCCTCCAACGTTGATCTTTGATCTCGCGGCGATGAACTTTTTTATTTTTATCGCCATGCGCTCCTACAGCCTTTTTGCCATCTCCCCCGCCCTGGCGGCTAATGACATTATTGAAACAATGCCCGACGCCCTGATCGTGACCGATCTTGATGGGTGCGTTATATTCATGAACGATGAGGCGAAAAAGCTATTGCACGCATCCAGCAGCACTCTCTGCCACATTATCTCTTCCCTATTTAAAAATCAGACTGATTACGAAAAACTTTATGATGAAGTTGTTTGCAAAAAACAGCTCATCGAGCGCTTTTCGGCAGAACTTGTCGATCCGCTGGGCGAAAACCTCCCTGCTTTGATCAACGCCAGGCTTTTGCGGGTCCGCGGTTTTGGCGAAACCATCGGGGTGGTCTTCGTTATTCGAGACATTCGTGGCTGACCCCCTCCTTTTTTCCTTCTAATACTGCTATAATTGTAGTCTAATGCTATTGAGGAAAGAGACCGGTTTTGAGGTTATTGTCATTGGCGCCGGCCATGCCGGGATCGAAGCCGCCCTGTCCTCCGCCAGGCTTGGCTGTAAAACCCTGCTTTTAACCATGAACATTGATACCATCGGTATTATGTCCTGCAATCCGGCAATTGGCGGCCCTGCCAAATCCCAATTGGTTAGAGAGGTTGACGCCCTGGGGGGGGAGATGGGAATTTCTGCCGACCTAACTTTTTTACAAATGAAGACCCTGAACACCAACAAAGGACCGGCGGTCCAGGCCCTGCGGGCTCAGTCAGACCGCTGTCTCTATAATCAAACGATGAAATTGGCGCTTGAATCGCGGCCTGGCCTATTCCTAAAACAAGGGGAAGCGGCCGATCTGCTTATTTCCAACGGACAGGTTGCAGGTGTTTCAACAACGCTCGGAATCAATTATCTGGCC
This is a stretch of genomic DNA from Candidatus Margulisiibacteriota bacterium. It encodes these proteins:
- a CDS encoding PAS domain-containing protein; translation: MSSGLYYNSPAMAMYFPYFELAASLFILLLAFEIWTRHYENSLARFFSFFALTAFLCAILTYSYRIAFTLDIARDINRISAVLWVFIFPVFTHFALLFSKKDRFLRSYYNYLWLYLPPSIIGLFFLFTNLMYQRYEIQNIGIVSQPAGLYWLFIIEAFVYFAWGVGVLFWYARVAPQKTEKDQALLIAIGATASFLVGLVTDFISPLILGYRISPPTLIFDLAAMNFFIFIAMRSYSLFAISPALAANDIIETMPDALIVTDLDGCVIFMNDEAKKLLHASSSTLCHIISSLFKNQTDYEKLYDEVVCKKQLIERFSAELVDPLGENLPALINARLLRVRGFGETIGVVFVIRDIRG
- the pyrH gene encoding UMP kinase; amino-acid sequence: MTRPTYKKVLLKLSGEILGGEKKGSIDIQVLHAVAREIKLAREAGVGVAVVVGGGNIFRGVAGAVNGIDRATGDYMGMLATVINSLAIQDALEKQGVNCRVQTAIDMRSVAEPFIRRRAIRHMEKGRVVVLAAGTGNPYFSTDTTAALRAAELDVDLIIKATKVDGVYDKDPMKHKDAKKFTRITHMEVIQKRLGVLDSTAVSLCMDNKIPILVLDLLKPGNIRQAALGKKVGTIIEAE